A window of Dehalococcoidia bacterium genomic DNA:
GAACGGCGGCGTCGAAGGTTCCGACCCGCGCGCCATCTCGCGCACGAGTGCGTCGAGTTCGGCCGGCATCGACGACAGTACGTCCCCGGCGCGCGCCGGTTGCGCGAGCATCGTGACCTCGACGCGTCCGCTGATCAGTGAAGCATCGCCGTCACGCACCTCGACGTCGTACGCCCCATTCGCTCGTGCTGTCTTTGCCTGCAGATCGCGGCTGTGCGGGATGCCTGAATGCAGCCGCGCAGTCACGCGCGTCACGGCGGGATGCGCGATGCCGTCGCGTGTCGCCGCCTCGATCGCCGGACACGCCAACGCTCCGACAGCCATGCCGCCGTTCACGTTGCCCGGTGGCCCTTCGACCCGCGCCGGAAAGCGAAGCGAGGTGCCGCTCGCGCCGTGCGTCGCGATGCGGTCGGGGTTCCCGGGTTCGCAGCAGTAGCAGTTCGTCATCAAGACGCAGGATCGCACGGCGATGCGCGCGTAGCCACAGGGCGGACGTGTTGACAGTTAGGGACGCCCGTGATAAGTTAGTGTCATAGAGACACTAAGTACGACACGCTCTTGTATGACGCCCTCGGAGGCCCTCGATGACTCCTGCGGCCATCGCTGAAAAGAAGACCACCCCCAACGTCGGCGGCATCGGCTGCGAGAGCGACGCGATCGAGACGGCGCCGCTTTCGGCCGAGCGCTCCTTCGCCTACTGGCAGCAGGACATCCCACGCGAGTACTGGGATCTCGACGCTCCCGCACTGACCGCGCGCATCGCCGAGGCACGCAACAAGCTCGGTACGCGTCTCATCGTGCTCGGCCATCACTATCAGCGCGAGGACATTATCGCGTTCGCGGACCTGCGCGGCGACAGCTTCAAGCTCGCGCAGTTCGCGGCGGAACACCCCGAATCGGAGTACATCGTCTTCTGCGGCGTGCACTTCATGGCCGAAGCCGCGGACATCCTCAGCGCTCCGCACCAGAAGGTGATGCTGCCGAACATGGCGGCCGGCTGCTCGATGGCCGACATGGCCGATCCCGACGACGTCTTCAGCGCCTGGGCCGAGATGGAAGAGCTTGGCATCGCGCAGGACACGATGCCGATCACGTACATGAACTCGGCCGCCGCGCTAAAGGCGTTCGTCGGCGAGCACGGCGGCGCGGTGTGCACGTCGAGCAACGCGCGCAAGGTCATGGAGTGGGCATTCGCGCAGAAGAAGCGCGTGCTCTTCTTCCCCGACCAGCACCTCGGACGCAACACCGGCGACGCCATGGGCATCCCGCTCGACGAGATGGTGCTCTGGGGCTGGTCGCGTCCTTACGGTTCTATGGGCGGCCGCACGCTCGAAGAGCTGGGACAGAGCCGCGTGCTGCTGTGGGCGGGCCACTGCTCCGTGCACCAACGCTTCACGCCGGCGCAGATCGACGAAGCCCGCGCGAAGTATCCGGACATCACGGTGATCGTACACCCCGAGTGCCGGTACGAGACGGTGCAGGCATCCGACCTCAATGGTTCGACGGAGTTCATCGCGAAGACGATCGCGAACGCGCCGGCCGGCTCGAAGTTCGCCGTCGGCACGGAGATCAACCTGGTCGCGCGGCTCGCACGTGAGAACCCGGACAAAACGGTGTTCTGCCTCGACCCCGTCGTCTGTCCCTGCTCGACGATGTATCGCGTGCACCCGGCGTATCTTGCGTGGACGATCGAGTCGCTCGCCGAAGGCCGCGTCGTCAACCAGGTCATAGTGCCGGAAGCGATTACCGCGAACGCGAAGATCGCGCTCGACCGCATGCTGGCGATTAAATAGCGCCGGCCACCGCAAACAAGCGCCGACTCGCGAAGCACGGACTTCTACTTGACCGCGCTTTATTGGCGCCGCGACGTTTGGTAAGATGCCTCGCCGTCGGGGTGTAGCTCAGCCAGGCTAGAGTGCACGGTTCGGGACCGTGAGGTCGATGGTTCAAATCCATTCACCCCGACCATCTTCCCCCAGTTGTCAGTCTTGAGTTTTTAGTTGTAAGTTCCCGGGGATCAGCGTGTCTCTCGAATCCGGCTTTCATCTGCAGATGGTGAACATTTATATCCGCGCCAGGAAAGAGTGTGGATACAACGCCACGCGCTTCCTGCAAATGCTCGACGGGCCGGAGCGCGGCGTCTCCGTCGCCAAACGCAATTTCCGCCTCTAACCTCCAGCTTCCAGCCTCCAGCTTCCAGCGCCGCCTCCCGGCCTCTCGCATCCCGCTTCCAACGTCCGCTACCCTTGCCCCGATGGACGCCAACGAGCTGAAACTCCGCGCCATGCGTGAGGTCGATGCCCACGCCGATGAGCTGGTCGCGCTCAGCATGCGCATCCACGCCAATCCCGAACTCGCCTTCCACGAGGTGCAGGCTTCCGCCTGGCTCGCCGACTTCCTCGAGAAAGAGCACTTCGAGGTGACGCGCGGCATCGCCGGGCTGCCGACGGCGTTTCGTGCCGTCGCAGGCGAAGGACGCCCGACCGTCGCCATCATCGCCGAGTACGATGCTCTCCCCGGCATCGGCCACGGCTGCGGACACAACATCATCGCGACGACGGCGGTAGGCGCCGGCATCGCCGTACGCTCTGTGATCGATGCGTTCGAGGGCGCCGTGCAGGTGATCGGGACGCCGGCCGAAGAGGTCTACGGCGGCAAGGTGCCCATGATCCGTGAAGGCGTGTTCGATGGCCTCGACGCCGCGATGATGACGCATCCCGCGACGCGCGACGCCGTCATGGCGAAGGCGCTCGCGTGCGCGGAACTCAAGGTCGAGTACTTCGGCGTCGAAGCGCACGCGGCTGCCCAGCCCGAGCGCGGCATCAACGCGCTCGAGGCCATGATCATCGCGTTCAACGCCATCAACTCGCTGCGCCAGCACATGCGCCGGACGGCGCGCGTGCACGGCGTCATCACTCACGGCGGCGACGCGCCGAACATCGTGCCGGGCCATTCGGCCGCGAGCTTCCTCATCCGCGCCGAAGACGACGAGTACCTGGAGGAACTAAAGACGCGCGTGAAAGCGTGCTTCGAAGCGGGCGCGCAAGCGACCGGCTCGCGGCTCGAACTGACGTGGAACCCCAACCAGTACGCCGCGATGAACACGAACCGCGCCATCGCCGAAGCGCATCGCCGCAACCTCGAAGCGAT
This region includes:
- the nadA gene encoding quinolinate synthase NadA; the encoded protein is MTPAAIAEKKTTPNVGGIGCESDAIETAPLSAERSFAYWQQDIPREYWDLDAPALTARIAEARNKLGTRLIVLGHHYQREDIIAFADLRGDSFKLAQFAAEHPESEYIVFCGVHFMAEAADILSAPHQKVMLPNMAAGCSMADMADPDDVFSAWAEMEELGIAQDTMPITYMNSAAALKAFVGEHGGAVCTSSNARKVMEWAFAQKKRVLFFPDQHLGRNTGDAMGIPLDEMVLWGWSRPYGSMGGRTLEELGQSRVLLWAGHCSVHQRFTPAQIDEARAKYPDITVIVHPECRYETVQASDLNGSTEFIAKTIANAPAGSKFAVGTEINLVARLARENPDKTVFCLDPVVCPCSTMYRVHPAYLAWTIESLAEGRVVNQVIVPEAITANAKIALDRMLAIK
- a CDS encoding M20 family metallopeptidase; this encodes MDANELKLRAMREVDAHADELVALSMRIHANPELAFHEVQASAWLADFLEKEHFEVTRGIAGLPTAFRAVAGEGRPTVAIIAEYDALPGIGHGCGHNIIATTAVGAGIAVRSVIDAFEGAVQVIGTPAEEVYGGKVPMIREGVFDGLDAAMMTHPATRDAVMAKALACAELKVEYFGVEAHAAAQPERGINALEAMIIAFNAINSLRQHMRRTARVHGVITHGGDAPNIVPGHSAASFLIRAEDDEYLEELKTRVKACFEAGAQATGSRLELTWNPNQYAAMNTNRAIAEAHRRNLEAIGRNVPVDDNPRPLGSTDMGNVSKVCPSIHPAIAIAPLEINGHSPQFAEYAASDAGKQAVIDGAKALAMTAIDIFTDASLRLAMREEFERAMPAPPAS